The DNA region GCTGATAACATATAAATTGTGTATAGGTTTTGGGTAGTTGGTCGCTAATATGTTACGCATTTGCGGAGCTAGCCAGTTACCAAGCTctcttagctagctagctacgcTATAGTTAACGTTACATGTTGTCAACTCAGTGACGAGCCGGCTTGCCCCTGTCACGGAAATGTCATAAAGACAGCTAATGCTGCTCGGTATTGGCTTATAGCACGTTGACTGTGGTGTTATTTTGAAGCTGGCTAACTTACAGAACATCTAGGTTAGCTTGCTATCTTTTTACGCTAGCTCTTAAAATGTCAAGTGTCTTCACAAGGATCGTGCTGGTATAATAACCTTATTAGTTTCCCCTTTTTCTAGACGTAGACATCGGGGTGAATAAGTTACACAACATCATTCAAACAGCGTCTGGCCATTAGAGATGTCTGGACGTGTGTACGCCAGCATCCTTCAAAAAGCTTCAAGCTGCACATTGACACTTTCCTTTGCTACCCCAGTCCAGGTTTGTGTCCTGATTGACTTATTTAATTACCATATTTttatattccattttatttacgATATACCATATTCTAATGTTGCCAACACtctttttgtttaatcagtatACCCACTTTGTTGCATTTCCCTCTTTCCAGCTTCGACCAGTCCACCATTGTCACTTCTCATCCTGGGGTGCCTCCAGGACAAACCTCTTGAGCTTCAGTGGTGAGGAGTCAAGAAATTGGTCTCAAAGTGGGCGACACCTGTCCACTCGTCAGGATCTAGACTTCCAGCTCAGCCGGGTCCAAATCAACAGTATTCTGCGATGTAACGAGCAGGTAATGGATATCATAGTGGCTCTCTTTGGGATGAGGAAGAGATTGTCATTATCTAAAAAGACATGTtggatgtgaaaacacacagtagcCATGCATGTTTCtgaggcttgttttttttctaatcacATACATCAGTACGTATAGAATTACTTTGTAGCTATGAGTAACCCAgttcatctgtgtgtctgtgtctcagaCTGTGAGTGTGCCAGAGTTTGATGGCAGGGGACTCAGTGCTGTGAGAAAGTTTGAGAGCAACCAGCTGGCTGCTAACACACCAAATGAGGACCGTCGCAGTGCAGCCACCTGCTTACAGGTATATGTCTGTACATCCACCTCCCTACTTTTGTTTCCCTTGTTGTACAATTTAATGCATGTTTCTCTATCTTCTCCAGTCAAAGGGCATGCTCTTTGGAGTGTTTGACGGCCATGGGGGCTGGGCATGTGCCCAGGCCGTCAGTGAGCGGCTGCTGTACTACATTGCAGTTGCAATGATGCCAAAGCAGAGCCTGGAGGTGCTTGAGAAATGCATGGAGCATAACAGACCTGTTCCTCCCATCTTGCAGTGGTACAAACACCATGCAGACTTTAACTATCGTGAATCTGCTTCACTCTACATTGACCACCTCAGAGTCTTCTGGCAAGAATTACTGGACAGTGAGGACCATGGTGAAGGCATGAGGTATGTCAATATAAATAGATAtctacatatatgtatatacctACCCCTGATTGGTTTTCCTTTTACATCCTTCCATCTTCTCCCTTTTCGTTTAGTCCTTCAGAGGCTCTGTATTGTGCTTTCAAAAGGCTGGACGCTGACATCTCCTTGGAGGCTCAAGTCCCTCTTTCCAATGACCTGATGAAAAGCACAGCCATCCAGGTAATAAactattttgttgttgcttcacTCTTTTCAAGGTCACACAATGTTGAGACTTAGATATCATTATCTGTCCAGGTTGCGTTTGCCGGTTGCACTGCCTGTGTCGCTCATGTTGGCACAGATGGGATTCACATAGCGAATGCTGGTGACTGCCGAGCAGTATTGggggtgcaggaggaggacggtTCATGGAGCGCTTTGCCCCTTTCCCAGGACCACAACTCACAGAACCAGGCTGAGATGGAGCGGATCAAGGCCCAGCACCCGCcctcagagagagacacagtggtCACAGATGACAGACTGCTCGGGGTGAGATTTCTTCATAGCATAACACTTAACAGGCACTCTACAATGAGTGGACTGCtgaatttagaaaataaatcactCGTCCTAAACTTTTATCGTGCTGTCAGGTTCTGATGCCTCTGCGTGCGTTTGGTGACGTAAGATTCAAGTGGAGCCATGAGTTGCAGCAGAGCATTTTAGCCAGCCTGGAATCCGGAGTGGACCTGGACTCTCTCAACCTGTACCAGTACACTCCACCTAACTACCTAACTCCGCCCTATCTGGATGTGGCACCCGAGATAACCCATCACAAGCTGAGACCTCAGGACCGCTTTCTGATCCTCGGCACTGACGGGCTGTGGGATGAACTAGGGAGCGAGGAGGCTGTACGACTCGTTGGAGAGCACCTGAGTGGGATTCACCTGCAGGTTTGTGTATGGAGTGAAAGTATTGTTATTCCTCTCATTCACAGCACACAACTTCTATATAAACCACTCgccattttcttgtgtttttatcctGTAAACTTATCCTGTAAAATGCTTTCTAACTGtcctttctttgtttccagGCTCCAGTTTCTCCATCTGAGAGGCAGCTGAAATTGGGTCAGATGCATGAACTCTTGCTGAAACGCCAGGCCCGTGCCTCCCCCGCCTTAGACACCAACGTTGCCACGCACCTCATCAGACATGCTCTTGGCACCGGAGATTATGGGGAACTTTGCCAGGAGAGACTGGCCTCTATGCTCGCTTTGCCAGAGGACCTGGCTCGAATGTACAGGGATGATATCACAGCTACTGTGGTGTATCTGAACTCCGACCTGGCCAGACCTCACCACAGCTAACAGAAGGGTTTTTTACAATGATGGACAGAGATACAAAATCATAGCTTTCAGCTCTGTTTATACCATAGCCAACATTTTCTCCAGGCTGTCATTTTCTGGATATTTTGGGAGAAAAATTACAACctgttacataaataaatgtataaatattttgaaatgaaaggaccattttcagtgttgtattgcatactttttaaaaaagaaatcacagctCCATAGACGTAACATAGGTTACATATTTATAGTTGCTGCATCTCTCAGGTCAAAATACAGATTTTGTGGAGAAAAGCTTTTGGTCCTTCAGTCAAAGGTGGAAAGACTGCAGACACTCACTTTGTTccttgtttgcatttttg from Enoplosus armatus isolate fEnoArm2 chromosome 6, fEnoArm2.hap1, whole genome shotgun sequence includes:
- the pdp2 gene encoding pyruvate dehydrogenase [acetyl-transferring]-phosphatase 2, mitochondrial isoform X1; this translates as MSGRVYASILQKASSCTLTLSFATPVQYTHFVAFPSFQLRPVHHCHFSSWGASRTNLLSFSGEESRNWSQSGRHLSTRQDLDFQLSRVQINSILRCNEQTVSVPEFDGRGLSAVRKFESNQLAANTPNEDRRSAATCLQSKGMLFGVFDGHGGWACAQAVSERLLYYIAVAMMPKQSLEVLEKCMEHNRPVPPILQWYKHHADFNYRESASLYIDHLRVFWQELLDSEDHGEGMSPSEALYCAFKRLDADISLEAQVPLSNDLMKSTAIQVAFAGCTACVAHVGTDGIHIANAGDCRAVLGVQEEDGSWSALPLSQDHNSQNQAEMERIKAQHPPSERDTVVTDDRLLGVLMPLRAFGDVRFKWSHELQQSILASLESGVDLDSLNLYQYTPPNYLTPPYLDVAPEITHHKLRPQDRFLILGTDGLWDELGSEEAVRLVGEHLSGIHLQAPVSPSERQLKLGQMHELLLKRQARASPALDTNVATHLIRHALGTGDYGELCQERLASMLALPEDLARMYRDDITATVVYLNSDLARPHHS
- the pdp2 gene encoding pyruvate dehydrogenase [acetyl-transferring]-phosphatase 2, mitochondrial isoform X2; translated protein: MSGRVYASILQKASSCTLTLSFATPVQLRPVHHCHFSSWGASRTNLLSFSGEESRNWSQSGRHLSTRQDLDFQLSRVQINSILRCNEQTVSVPEFDGRGLSAVRKFESNQLAANTPNEDRRSAATCLQSKGMLFGVFDGHGGWACAQAVSERLLYYIAVAMMPKQSLEVLEKCMEHNRPVPPILQWYKHHADFNYRESASLYIDHLRVFWQELLDSEDHGEGMSPSEALYCAFKRLDADISLEAQVPLSNDLMKSTAIQVAFAGCTACVAHVGTDGIHIANAGDCRAVLGVQEEDGSWSALPLSQDHNSQNQAEMERIKAQHPPSERDTVVTDDRLLGVLMPLRAFGDVRFKWSHELQQSILASLESGVDLDSLNLYQYTPPNYLTPPYLDVAPEITHHKLRPQDRFLILGTDGLWDELGSEEAVRLVGEHLSGIHLQAPVSPSERQLKLGQMHELLLKRQARASPALDTNVATHLIRHALGTGDYGELCQERLASMLALPEDLARMYRDDITATVVYLNSDLARPHHS